From the Burkholderia mayonis genome, one window contains:
- a CDS encoding hydroxymethylglutaryl-coenzyme A reductase — MLPTFDAGETRIAVAFPSFAVRLPLVRLDRQGLVFRARGAMPPVCGLPRSATLYLDDEPLCTLRLVIREVEPCDDGAHDLTMQPSAASGDALLWHALRTRCRHADALLAQRAPDRRAAAPAHRNDAAKRDESGAQYTAKAGAGMRVTRSAAFRLADRGDALFFADWLEYHFDELRALAQGLSPRLHLNELERHLTGDEVDVRFVYDIDGHADRRMLTDCARQTCDWIATEVRRRFDLPIAEQRFGARKPRRAVRSTRFRRSNSGRT, encoded by the coding sequence ATGCTCCCCACGTTCGACGCCGGCGAAACCCGCATTGCCGTCGCGTTCCCGTCGTTCGCCGTGCGTCTGCCGCTCGTGCGGCTCGACAGGCAAGGGCTGGTATTCCGCGCGCGCGGCGCGATGCCGCCCGTCTGCGGACTGCCGCGCTCGGCGACGCTGTACCTCGACGACGAGCCGCTGTGCACGCTGCGGCTCGTGATCCGCGAAGTCGAGCCATGCGACGACGGCGCGCACGACCTGACGATGCAGCCGTCGGCCGCGAGCGGCGACGCGCTTCTCTGGCATGCGCTGCGCACGCGCTGCCGGCATGCGGACGCACTGCTCGCACAACGCGCGCCCGACCGCCGCGCGGCGGCACCGGCGCACCGGAACGACGCCGCGAAGCGCGACGAATCGGGCGCCCAGTACACGGCTAAGGCCGGAGCCGGCATGCGCGTGACGCGAAGCGCCGCGTTCCGCCTCGCGGACCGCGGCGACGCGCTCTTTTTCGCCGATTGGCTCGAATACCACTTCGACGAATTGCGCGCGCTCGCGCAAGGCCTGTCGCCCCGGCTGCATCTGAACGAGCTCGAGCGGCACCTGACGGGCGACGAAGTCGATGTGCGATTCGTCTACGACATCGACGGCCACGCGGACCGCCGAATGCTCACCGACTGCGCACGGCAGACATGCGACTGGATCGCGACCGAAGTGCGCCGCCGCTTCGATCTGCCGATCGCCGAGCAGCGCTTCGGCGCGCGCAAGCCGCGCCGTGCGGTGCGGTCTACTCGTTTTCGTCGAAGTAATAGTGGCCGAACTTGA
- a CDS encoding alpha-ketoglutarate-dependent dioxygenase AlkB family protein: MFDLFDDLPKPDVDWYPDWLAPADAGRFHARLVDEVAWRQDTMRTPRGSLPLPRLTAWQGVPDAVYVYSGIRNEPTPWTPAVFELKRMVEATSRARFNSVLLNRYRNGFDSMGWHADDEPELGAEPVIASLSLGATRVFDLRHNEKGVAHAYRLTNGSLLVMRGRTQQEWRHRVPKEPAVQGERINLTFRWVIAPAAAGRRARTCAGG, encoded by the coding sequence ATGTTCGATTTGTTCGACGACTTGCCGAAACCCGATGTCGACTGGTATCCCGACTGGCTCGCGCCCGCCGACGCAGGCCGGTTCCATGCGCGCCTCGTCGACGAGGTCGCTTGGCGGCAGGACACGATGCGCACGCCGCGCGGCTCGCTGCCGCTGCCGCGCCTGACCGCGTGGCAAGGCGTGCCGGATGCGGTCTACGTGTATTCGGGCATCCGCAACGAGCCGACGCCGTGGACGCCCGCGGTGTTCGAGCTGAAGCGGATGGTCGAGGCGACGAGCCGCGCGCGGTTCAACAGCGTGCTGCTGAACCGCTATCGCAACGGCTTCGACAGCATGGGCTGGCACGCGGACGACGAGCCGGAGCTCGGCGCGGAGCCGGTGATCGCGTCGCTGAGCCTTGGTGCGACACGCGTCTTCGATCTGCGGCACAACGAGAAGGGCGTCGCGCATGCGTATCGTCTGACGAACGGCAGCCTGCTCGTGATGCGCGGGCGCACGCAGCAGGAATGGCGGCACCGTGTGCCGAAGGAGCCCGCCGTGCAGGGCGAGCGGATCAACCTGACGTTTCGCTGGGTGATCGCGCCGGCCGCCGCCGGGCGCCGCGCCCGGACGTGCGCAGGCGGTTGA
- the bpsR gene encoding autoinducer-binding transcriptional regulator BpsR: MELRWQDAYLQFSAAENEQQLFRQIATYSKRLGFEYCCYGIRVPLPISKPAVAIFDTYPNGWMERYQEMNYLEVDPTVRDGALSSNMIVWPEASRSDETTLWNDARDHGLAVGVAQSSWAPRGVFGLLTIARHTDRLTSAEINQLTLQANWLANMSHSLMSRFLVPKLAPESGVALTHREREVLCWTGEGKTACEIGQILSISERTVNFHVNNILDKLGATNKVQAVVKAIAMGLIETP, encoded by the coding sequence ATGGAACTGCGCTGGCAAGATGCCTATCTTCAATTTAGCGCCGCAGAGAACGAGCAGCAGCTCTTCCGACAAATCGCCACGTATTCGAAGCGGCTCGGTTTCGAATATTGCTGCTATGGCATACGCGTGCCGCTGCCGATTTCAAAGCCGGCCGTCGCGATCTTCGATACCTATCCGAACGGCTGGATGGAGCGCTATCAGGAGATGAACTACCTGGAGGTCGATCCGACCGTGCGCGACGGCGCGCTCAGCTCGAACATGATCGTCTGGCCCGAAGCGAGCCGCAGCGACGAGACGACGCTGTGGAACGACGCGCGCGATCACGGGCTCGCCGTCGGCGTCGCGCAGTCGAGCTGGGCGCCGCGCGGGGTGTTCGGGCTCCTGACGATCGCGCGGCATACGGATCGGCTGACGTCCGCCGAGATCAATCAGCTGACGCTGCAGGCGAACTGGCTGGCGAACATGTCGCATTCGCTGATGAGCCGCTTCCTCGTGCCGAAGCTCGCGCCCGAGTCGGGCGTCGCGCTCACGCATCGCGAGCGCGAAGTGCTGTGCTGGACGGGCGAAGGCAAGACAGCATGCGAAATCGGCCAGATTCTCAGCATCTCCGAGCGCACCGTGAATTTCCACGTGAACAACATCCTCGACAAGCTCGGCGCGACGAACAAGGTGCAGGCCGTCGTGAAGGCGATCGCGATGGGACTGATCGAGACGCCGTGA
- the istB gene encoding IS21-like element helper ATPase IstB, with translation MNPIPELSPMLKQLRLSGILDSLEQRNRQAIDGKLAYTEFLALLIQDEIARREHKKLSTRLARASFRPGKTLESFDFDRLPKLNRAVIQDLATGRYLQENANVLIAGPTGVGKSHLAQALGHCAARQGHDVLFLTQTKLLNTLHAARAVGNYERRLQQLVRVPLIIVDDFALKPITAPHDEAFHDLVAERYERRGSLVLTSNLDFSEWGDAFPANRMLGAATLDRLRHGAYRIILDGDSYRVPRQLSSAQIDAGIACFRH, from the coding sequence ATGAATCCGATTCCCGAACTGAGCCCGATGCTCAAACAACTGCGCCTGTCCGGCATCCTCGACTCGCTCGAGCAACGTAACCGCCAAGCCATCGACGGCAAGCTCGCCTACACCGAGTTTCTCGCGCTGCTAATCCAGGACGAGATCGCCCGGCGTGAGCACAAGAAGCTGAGCACGCGGCTGGCGCGCGCGAGCTTCCGGCCCGGCAAGACGCTCGAGTCGTTCGACTTCGATCGGCTGCCCAAACTGAACCGCGCCGTCATCCAGGACCTGGCCACCGGCCGTTACCTACAGGAGAACGCCAACGTGCTGATCGCCGGCCCCACCGGCGTCGGCAAGTCGCATCTGGCGCAGGCGCTGGGCCACTGCGCCGCGCGTCAGGGGCACGACGTGCTGTTCCTCACGCAAACCAAGCTGCTCAACACGCTGCATGCCGCGCGCGCCGTCGGCAACTACGAGCGCCGGCTGCAGCAACTGGTGCGCGTGCCGCTGATCATCGTCGACGACTTCGCCCTCAAACCCATCACGGCGCCGCATGACGAAGCGTTCCACGACCTCGTCGCCGAGCGTTATGAGCGCCGCGGTTCACTGGTCTTGACGAGCAATCTGGACTTCAGCGAATGGGGCGACGCGTTCCCGGCCAACCGCATGCTCGGCGCCGCCACCCTCGACCGGCTGCGCCACGGCGCCTACCGGATCATCCTCGACGGCGACAGTTATCGAGTGCCCAGACAGTTATCGAGTGCCCAAATCGATGCCGGAATCGCCTGTTTCAGGCATTGA
- the istA gene encoding IS21 family transposase yields MFEYRQVLARMRQGDSDRDIARAGLMGRKKLATIRQAALQHDWLTPTRPLPDDAVLAGMFGRNPQLPRTCVSTLEPFRELITQWFHADIQGTTIHSALQRNHGYSGSYSAVRRFLQALVVERGVPATTVLDFAPADAVQIDFGAGPQLLDAAGKPVKTWFFVATLCWSRHQYAELVLDQTVATWLACHRRAFDWWGGVPARTVIDNAKCAITRACMYDPEVQRSYAELAEGYGFKIDACPPRDPQKKGIVESGVKYIKKSFAPLREFRDLADANRQLREWIMSEAGNRLHGTTREQPLARFALERSLLAALPDVPPVLAEWTKVSVHRDCHVQFHKGLYSAPCKLVGQTLWLKATDTTVQLFREHELVAAHPRLHRPGARSTVRDHLPPEAQAWQMHDPQWCLAEAKRIGPACHAVILALFNDQVLVNLRGAQGILRLEAKVGAARLEAACQRAMSFSSPRYRTIKTILDKGLDQLAEPVQPDLIDVADTYARGGRFCRDLPSMMSH; encoded by the coding sequence GTGTTTGAGTACCGCCAAGTCCTCGCGCGCATGCGCCAGGGCGATTCCGATCGCGACATCGCCCGCGCCGGGCTGATGGGCCGCAAGAAGTTAGCGACCATCCGCCAGGCTGCCCTCCAGCACGATTGGCTCACCCCCACCCGGCCACTGCCCGATGACGCCGTGCTGGCCGGCATGTTCGGCCGCAATCCGCAACTGCCGCGCACCTGCGTGTCGACGCTGGAGCCGTTTCGCGAGTTGATCACGCAATGGTTCCACGCCGACATCCAAGGCACCACGATCCACAGCGCGCTGCAGCGCAATCACGGCTACAGCGGCAGCTACTCGGCCGTGCGGCGCTTCCTGCAAGCGCTGGTCGTCGAGCGCGGAGTTCCGGCCACCACGGTGCTCGACTTCGCACCGGCCGACGCCGTGCAGATCGACTTCGGCGCCGGCCCGCAACTGCTCGACGCCGCCGGCAAGCCAGTCAAGACCTGGTTTTTCGTCGCTACGTTGTGCTGGTCACGCCACCAATACGCAGAGCTCGTGCTCGATCAAACGGTAGCGACGTGGCTTGCTTGTCACCGCCGAGCATTCGACTGGTGGGGTGGCGTCCCGGCGCGAACCGTGATCGACAACGCCAAGTGCGCCATCACACGGGCCTGCATGTATGACCCGGAAGTTCAACGCTCCTACGCCGAACTGGCCGAAGGGTATGGCTTCAAGATCGATGCATGCCCGCCGCGTGACCCACAGAAGAAGGGGATCGTCGAATCAGGAGTCAAATACATTAAGAAGTCCTTTGCTCCTTTGCGCGAGTTTCGTGATCTCGCCGATGCCAACCGTCAATTGCGCGAATGGATCATGAGCGAAGCCGGCAATCGCCTACACGGCACGACGCGCGAACAGCCGCTGGCGCGCTTTGCGCTCGAGCGATCGTTACTGGCGGCGTTGCCCGATGTGCCGCCGGTGCTCGCTGAATGGACCAAGGTCAGCGTGCACCGCGACTGCCACGTGCAGTTCCATAAAGGGCTGTACTCGGCGCCGTGCAAGCTCGTGGGCCAGACGTTGTGGCTCAAGGCGACGGACACCACGGTGCAACTGTTTCGTGAGCATGAGCTGGTCGCCGCGCACCCGCGGCTACATCGCCCTGGCGCTCGCTCCACCGTGCGTGATCATCTGCCGCCCGAAGCCCAGGCTTGGCAGATGCATGACCCGCAATGGTGTTTGGCCGAAGCCAAACGCATCGGCCCGGCTTGCCATGCCGTGATCCTCGCGTTGTTCAACGATCAAGTGCTGGTCAACTTGCGGGGCGCGCAGGGCATCTTGCGGCTCGAAGCGAAGGTCGGCGCCGCTCGTCTGGAAGCCGCCTGTCAGCGCGCGATGTCCTTCAGCAGCCCGCGCTACCGCACCATCAAGACGATCCTCGACAAGGGCCTGGATCAACTGGCCGAGCCCGTCCAGCCCGATCTGATCGACGTCGCCGACACCTATGCCCGCGGCGGCCGCTTCTGCCGTGACCTGCCTTCCATGATGAGCCACTGA
- a CDS encoding GreA/GreB family elongation factor has protein sequence MKNRIYQLTELDVARLERHAERNPRYQEMLDTLLERADIVEPDKIQANVVTMNSQIKLIDEAAGQDMTWTIVYPDAANFEQGRLNVFSPVGMALLGARCDEQVKITLPGGADATLKIAEIVYQPEASGDYTH, from the coding sequence ATGAAAAACAGGATTTACCAGCTCACCGAACTCGACGTCGCGCGCCTCGAAAGGCACGCGGAACGCAACCCACGCTATCAGGAAATGCTCGATACGCTGCTTGAGCGCGCGGATATCGTCGAACCTGACAAGATTCAGGCGAACGTCGTGACGATGAACTCGCAGATCAAGCTGATCGACGAGGCCGCCGGCCAGGACATGACCTGGACCATCGTCTATCCGGACGCCGCCAATTTCGAGCAAGGCCGGCTGAACGTGTTTTCGCCGGTCGGCATGGCGCTCCTCGGCGCGCGCTGTGACGAGCAGGTGAAGATCACGCTTCCGGGCGGCGCGGACGCGACGTTGAAAATCGCCGAAATCGTCTACCAGCCCGAAGCGAGCGGCGATTACACGCACTGA
- a CDS encoding DUF4902 domain-containing protein, which produces MNSPLLHRFRGPSTDGYVRLPLHALAELQLVHVSSGIDSGLLVELCASEVDARLAGYTEWERPSSAGAAHLTIGWDWYIDGATGAFVIAWGDVRSNAMGIDSDGVDIGMAQTSAALSRRLAQLNWPAAVAAAMLRRSDFSYAGPTLQ; this is translated from the coding sequence ATGAATTCACCATTGCTCCACCGCTTTCGCGGCCCATCCACCGACGGCTATGTGCGCCTGCCCTTGCACGCGCTCGCCGAACTGCAGCTCGTCCACGTGTCGTCCGGAATCGATTCCGGATTGCTCGTCGAACTGTGCGCGAGCGAGGTCGACGCCCGCCTCGCCGGCTACACCGAATGGGAGCGGCCGTCGAGCGCAGGCGCAGCGCACCTCACGATCGGCTGGGACTGGTACATCGACGGCGCCACGGGCGCATTCGTCATCGCATGGGGCGACGTGCGCAGCAACGCGATGGGCATCGACAGCGACGGCGTCGACATCGGGATGGCCCAGACGTCGGCCGCGCTGTCGCGCCGGCTCGCCCAGTTGAACTGGCCGGCGGCCGTCGCCGCCGCGATGCTTCGTCGCAGCGATTTTTCGTATGCAGGTCCCACCCTGCAGTGA
- a CDS encoding CBS domain-containing protein translates to MSLTVAHILRSKPDSGRTIHTIEKSDSVYNAIKLMAEKSIGALLVMDGADIAGIVTERDYARKVVLLDRSSKATRVEEIMTSKVRYVEPTQTSDECMALMTEHRMRHLPVLDDGRLIGLVSIGDLVKSVIADQQFTIDQLEHYIHGIPAAVHSQ, encoded by the coding sequence ATGAGCCTCACCGTCGCACATATTCTCAGGTCCAAGCCTGATTCGGGACGCACGATTCACACGATCGAAAAGTCCGATTCCGTCTATAACGCGATCAAGCTGATGGCTGAAAAGAGCATCGGCGCCCTGCTCGTGATGGACGGCGCGGACATTGCCGGCATCGTGACGGAACGCGACTACGCACGCAAGGTGGTACTCCTCGACCGTTCGTCGAAAGCGACGCGCGTCGAGGAAATCATGACGTCGAAGGTGCGCTACGTCGAACCGACGCAAACGAGCGACGAATGCATGGCGCTGATGACGGAACACCGGATGCGCCACTTGCCCGTCCTCGACGACGGCAGACTCATCGGTCTCGTGTCGATCGGCGATCTCGTGAAGAGCGTGATCGCCGACCAGCAGTTCACGATCGATCAATTGGAGCATTACATCCACGGAATTCCCGCCGCCGTGCATTCGCAGTAA
- the bspI1 gene encoding N-acylhomoserine lactone synthase BspI1, whose product MRTFVHGDGRLPSDLAADLGLYRHRVFVEQLGWKLPSASEGFERDQYDRDDTVYVVARDDDEEICGCARLLPTTRPYLLKELFPTLVANDMPLPQSASVWELSRFAANAEDPTGSGNPAWAVRPMLSAVVECAVRLGAKQLIGVTFLSMERLFRRIGVHAHRAGPAQQIDGRMVVACWIDLDSQTLAALGLDPELCAPRAEAA is encoded by the coding sequence ATGCGAACTTTCGTTCATGGCGATGGGCGCCTGCCGAGCGACCTGGCGGCTGATCTGGGCCTTTATCGGCACCGCGTTTTCGTCGAACAGCTCGGCTGGAAGTTACCGTCGGCAAGCGAAGGGTTCGAGCGGGATCAGTACGATCGCGACGATACCGTCTACGTGGTCGCCCGCGACGACGACGAGGAAATCTGCGGTTGCGCCCGGCTGCTGCCGACGACCCGCCCGTACCTGCTGAAAGAGCTGTTCCCCACCCTGGTCGCGAACGACATGCCGCTGCCGCAGTCGGCCTCCGTCTGGGAGTTGTCGCGCTTCGCCGCGAACGCCGAAGATCCGACCGGAAGCGGCAATCCGGCCTGGGCGGTGCGGCCAATGCTCTCGGCCGTCGTCGAGTGCGCGGTCCGGCTCGGCGCAAAGCAGTTGATCGGCGTGACGTTCCTCAGCATGGAGCGCCTGTTCCGCCGGATCGGCGTGCACGCGCACCGGGCGGGGCCTGCGCAGCAGATCGACGGGCGCATGGTGGTCGCATGCTGGATCGATCTCGACAGCCAGACGCTCGCCGCGCTCGGCCTCGACCCGGAGCTGTGCGCGCCGCGCGCCGAAGCGGCTTGA
- a CDS encoding malonic semialdehyde reductase → MTLSDAALDQIFRTARTHNAWQPKPVDDALLHQLIDLVKFGPTSANSSPARFVFVKSPEAKAKLKPALSEGNLAKTMAAPVTVIVGMDLAFYDHLPKLFPHADARSWFAGNEALIEATAFRNSSLQGAYLIVAARALGLDAGPMSGFDQAAVDAAFFAGTSIKSNFLVNLGYGDPAGLFPRSPRFSFDEIARIE, encoded by the coding sequence ATGACACTTTCCGACGCCGCTCTCGATCAAATCTTCCGCACCGCGCGCACGCACAACGCCTGGCAGCCGAAGCCCGTCGACGACGCGCTGCTCCATCAGTTGATCGATCTCGTCAAGTTCGGCCCGACGTCGGCCAACTCGAGCCCCGCGCGCTTCGTGTTCGTGAAGTCGCCCGAAGCGAAGGCAAAGCTCAAGCCCGCGCTGTCCGAAGGCAATCTCGCGAAAACGATGGCCGCGCCCGTCACCGTGATCGTCGGGATGGATCTCGCGTTCTACGATCATCTGCCGAAACTCTTCCCGCACGCGGACGCGCGCAGTTGGTTCGCCGGCAACGAAGCGCTGATCGAGGCGACCGCGTTCCGCAATTCGTCGCTGCAAGGCGCGTACCTGATCGTCGCCGCGCGCGCGCTCGGCCTGGACGCGGGCCCGATGTCCGGGTTCGATCAGGCGGCCGTCGACGCCGCGTTCTTCGCCGGCACGTCGATCAAGTCGAACTTCCTCGTGAACCTCGGCTACGGCGACCCCGCCGGCCTATTCCCGCGCAGCCCGCGCTTCTCGTTCGACGAAATCGCACGCATCGAGTAA
- the ribA gene encoding GTP cyclohydrolase II has product MMSSHPESPQPDDGAAPECVTLVATATLPTRYGTFTSYAFRVVGGDAEHLALVMGGVAEQRSVLTRLHSECLTGDVFGSYRCDCGEQLDLALRYIAAEGRGVLLYLRGHEGRGIGLSNKIRAYALQEQGRDTVEANLDLGLPDDAREYDSAAAILRILKVTSVRLMSNNPKKFDTLVRHGIPVCERVALAVPVREENERYIRTKQLKFGHYYFDENE; this is encoded by the coding sequence ATGATGTCTTCGCATCCTGAATCGCCGCAGCCTGACGACGGCGCCGCGCCCGAGTGCGTGACGCTTGTCGCCACGGCGACGCTTCCCACCCGCTACGGCACTTTCACGTCGTATGCGTTTCGCGTCGTGGGCGGCGATGCCGAGCACCTCGCGCTCGTGATGGGCGGCGTCGCCGAGCAGCGGTCGGTGCTGACGCGGCTTCATTCCGAATGTCTGACGGGCGATGTGTTCGGCTCGTATCGATGCGATTGCGGCGAGCAACTCGATCTCGCGTTGCGCTACATCGCCGCCGAGGGGCGCGGCGTACTGCTGTATCTGCGCGGGCACGAAGGCCGCGGGATCGGCCTGAGCAACAAGATCCGTGCGTACGCGCTGCAGGAGCAGGGGCGCGACACCGTCGAGGCGAACCTCGACCTCGGCTTGCCGGACGACGCGCGCGAGTACGATTCCGCCGCCGCGATCCTGAGGATCCTGAAGGTTACGTCGGTCCGGTTGATGAGCAACAATCCGAAGAAGTTCGACACCCTCGTGCGGCATGGCATTCCAGTCTGCGAGCGCGTCGCGCTCGCGGTGCCGGTGCGTGAGGAGAACGAGCGCTATATCCGCACGAAGCAACTCAAGTTCGGCCACTATTACTTCGACGAAAACGAGTAG
- a CDS encoding DUF4148 domain-containing protein, translated as MKSFVYAAVAASILAMPLASFAQADQQQPLTREQVKSELVQLEQNGYKPESGETQYPANVQAASQRMQPAQQTLTHADTSGYGVQATGASESGGRASMSPTSPSFGHSVYFGN; from the coding sequence ATGAAATCGTTCGTCTATGCAGCCGTCGCCGCTTCGATTCTCGCCATGCCGCTTGCTTCGTTCGCGCAAGCCGACCAGCAGCAGCCGCTGACCCGCGAGCAAGTGAAGTCCGAACTCGTCCAACTTGAGCAGAACGGCTACAAGCCCGAATCCGGCGAAACCCAGTACCCGGCAAACGTCCAGGCTGCATCGCAACGCATGCAACCTGCGCAGCAGACGCTTACGCACGCCGACACGAGCGGCTATGGTGTACAGGCGACTGGCGCGTCGGAATCCGGCGGCCGTGCGAGCATGTCGCCGACGTCGCCGTCGTTCGGCCATTCGGTCTACTTCGGCAACTGA
- a CDS encoding MgtC/SapB family protein yields the protein MTFEFALRLFTAFACGVAIGLERQIRQRTAGLRTITLVASGACLFVTLGVLTGNGIPGVTQIAAYVVSGVGFLGGGVIMRDKGSIQGINTAATLWCSAAVGVLSGAGHFLPALAGTGVVLLTNTLLRGVSQAINATPVSNADLVREYQITAICLASEEVHIRTLLSNSMYAKPLSFQSLTSEDVPRESDAPERIKVTATLKLHPKDQQKLEQIASRMSMEKSISSVSWTAKEVEPMME from the coding sequence ATGACTTTCGAATTCGCACTTCGCCTCTTCACCGCGTTCGCCTGCGGGGTCGCCATCGGCCTCGAACGGCAGATCCGCCAGCGCACGGCCGGCTTGCGCACGATCACGCTCGTCGCGAGCGGCGCGTGTCTGTTCGTCACGCTCGGCGTCCTGACAGGCAACGGGATTCCCGGCGTCACGCAGATCGCCGCGTACGTCGTCTCCGGCGTCGGCTTTCTCGGCGGCGGCGTCATCATGCGCGACAAGGGCTCGATCCAGGGCATCAACACCGCGGCGACCCTCTGGTGCTCCGCCGCGGTCGGCGTGCTGTCGGGCGCCGGCCACTTTCTGCCCGCGCTCGCGGGCACGGGCGTCGTACTCCTGACGAATACGCTGCTGCGTGGCGTGAGCCAGGCGATCAACGCGACACCGGTGTCGAACGCCGATCTCGTGCGCGAATATCAGATCACGGCGATCTGCCTCGCATCGGAAGAAGTGCACATCCGGACGCTGCTGTCGAACTCGATGTATGCGAAGCCGCTGTCGTTCCAGAGCCTGACGAGCGAGGACGTGCCGCGCGAATCCGACGCGCCCGAGCGCATCAAGGTGACGGCGACCCTCAAGCTGCATCCGAAGGATCAGCAGAAGCTCGAGCAGATCGCGAGCCGGATGAGCATGGAAAAGAGCATCTCGAGCGTGAGCTGGACTGCGAAGGAGGTCGAACCGATGATGGAGTGA
- a CDS encoding metallophosphoesterase yields MRRISSFLLRLTIIGVLLHVYVGFRLVPDLASPAARVAGALWLVASCLLIPLGMLSRVFERQPLGDRVAWVGLMAMGFFSSLLVLTLARDVLLASLVTVDALAPGAVSLAHWRTLTAAGVPLAALAVSVVGFVNARRRARVVDVDVPIDDLPAALHGFTIVQISDIHVGPTIKRGYVEAIVDAVNRLEPDLVAVTGDVVDGTVAQLAGHAAPLGRLRAQHGAYVVTGNHEYYSGADEWIAEFRRLGLDVLLNEHRTLEHGDGRLVIAGVTDYSAGHFDPAHRSDPSVALAGAPVDVRIRVLLAHQPRSATAAADAGFTLQLSGHTHGGQFFPWNFFVRLQQPFTAGLARLDGLWVYTSRGTGYWGPPKRLGAPSEITRVRLVRGSGN; encoded by the coding sequence ATGCGACGCATCTCATCGTTTCTGCTGCGCCTCACGATCATCGGCGTGCTACTGCACGTATACGTCGGCTTTCGTCTTGTTCCGGACCTCGCATCGCCCGCCGCCCGCGTAGCGGGCGCGCTGTGGCTCGTGGCGTCGTGCCTCCTGATCCCGCTCGGCATGCTGTCGCGCGTGTTCGAGCGGCAGCCGCTCGGCGATCGCGTCGCATGGGTCGGGCTCATGGCGATGGGCTTCTTCTCGTCGCTGCTCGTGCTGACGCTCGCGCGCGACGTACTGCTCGCGTCGCTCGTCACCGTCGACGCGCTCGCGCCCGGCGCGGTGTCGCTCGCGCACTGGCGCACGCTGACGGCTGCCGGCGTGCCGCTCGCGGCGCTTGCGGTCAGCGTCGTCGGCTTCGTCAATGCGAGACGCCGCGCGCGCGTCGTCGACGTCGACGTGCCGATCGACGATCTGCCCGCCGCGCTCCACGGCTTCACGATCGTCCAGATCAGCGACATCCACGTCGGCCCGACGATCAAGCGCGGCTATGTCGAGGCGATTGTCGATGCGGTCAACCGGCTCGAGCCGGATCTCGTCGCGGTGACGGGCGACGTCGTCGACGGCACGGTCGCGCAACTCGCGGGCCACGCGGCGCCGCTCGGCCGGCTGCGCGCGCAGCACGGCGCGTACGTCGTGACGGGCAACCACGAGTACTACTCGGGCGCCGACGAATGGATCGCCGAGTTCCGCCGCCTCGGCCTCGACGTGCTGCTCAACGAGCACCGCACGCTCGAACACGGCGACGGCCGCCTCGTGATCGCGGGCGTCACCGACTACTCGGCGGGCCATTTCGATCCCGCGCATCGGAGCGACCCGAGCGTGGCGCTCGCGGGCGCGCCCGTCGACGTGCGCATCCGCGTGCTGCTCGCGCACCAGCCGCGCAGCGCGACGGCCGCTGCCGACGCAGGCTTCACGCTGCAATTGTCCGGCCACACGCACGGCGGCCAGTTCTTTCCGTGGAATTTCTTCGTGCGGCTGCAGCAGCCGTTTACCGCGGGGCTCGCGCGGCTCGACGGGCTGTGGGTTTATACGAGCCGCGGCACCGGCTATTGGGGACCGCCGAAGCGGCTTGGCGCGCCGTCGGAAATCACGCGCGTGCGGCTCGTGCGCGGCAGCGGGAACTAA